In Thermus hydrothermalis, a single genomic region encodes these proteins:
- a CDS encoding ABC transporter ATP-binding protein, with protein MKALEVHHATKRFGGLVAVNDVSLSVNQGEIFSVIGPNGAGKTTFFNLLTGIYAPDEGKILLFGKDVTGLSPDRIAKEGVGRTFQNIRLFGAMTVLENILVGMHVHIHVPYFHAVFRTPLARREEKRAEEEAKRLLAYVGLLHRKDELAKNLPYGEQRKLEIARALALKPRLLLLDEPAAGMNPKETEELQAFIQKLREELGITIVLIEHDMRLVMRISDRIAVLEYGSKIAEGTPEEVRQNPRVIEAYLGKGAAGGAA; from the coding sequence ATGAAGGCGCTAGAGGTGCACCACGCCACCAAGCGCTTTGGCGGCCTGGTGGCGGTGAACGACGTGAGCCTTAGCGTGAACCAAGGGGAGATCTTCTCCGTGATCGGCCCCAACGGGGCGGGAAAGACCACCTTCTTCAACCTCCTCACCGGCATCTACGCCCCCGACGAGGGGAAGATCCTCCTCTTCGGCAAGGACGTGACCGGGCTCTCCCCAGACCGCATCGCCAAGGAGGGTGTGGGGCGCACCTTCCAAAACATCCGCCTCTTCGGGGCCATGACCGTTTTGGAGAACATCCTGGTGGGGATGCACGTGCACATCCACGTCCCCTACTTCCACGCCGTCTTCCGCACCCCCCTGGCCCGGCGGGAGGAGAAGCGGGCGGAGGAGGAGGCCAAGCGGCTTCTAGCGTACGTGGGCCTCCTCCACCGCAAGGACGAGCTGGCCAAAAACCTCCCCTATGGCGAGCAAAGGAAGCTGGAGATCGCCCGGGCCCTGGCCCTGAAGCCCAGGCTCCTCCTCCTGGACGAGCCCGCCGCCGGCATGAACCCCAAGGAAACGGAAGAGCTCCAGGCTTTCATCCAGAAACTGCGGGAGGAACTGGGCATCACCATCGTCCTCATTGAGCACGATATGCGCCTCGTGATGCGCATCTCGGACCGCATCGCCGTCTTGGAGTACGGTTCCAAGATCGCCGAGGGGACGCCGGAGGAGGTGCGGCAGAACCCCCGGGTCATTGAGGCCTACCTGGGCAAGGGGGCGGCGGGAGGTGCGGCATGA
- a CDS encoding ABC transporter ATP-binding protein, which yields MSLLELKGVHTYYGHIHALKGVSLRVEEGEIVTLIGSNGAGKSTTLRTISGLVRPRQGEVLFQGKPIHRLPAHQIVALGIGHVPEGRRIFPRLTVEENLEIGAFLEKDRKVVQERKEQVFALFPRLYERRHQKGGTLSGGEQQMLAIGRALMQNPRILLMDEPSMGLAPVLVDFIFETIQKLNQEGKTILLVEQNARLALQIAHRGYVLATGEITLSGPAKALAENPEVQKAYLGEG from the coding sequence ATGAGCCTTCTGGAACTTAAGGGGGTCCACACCTACTACGGCCACATCCACGCCCTAAAGGGGGTTTCCCTAAGGGTGGAGGAGGGGGAGATCGTGACCCTCATCGGCTCCAACGGGGCGGGCAAGAGCACCACCCTAAGGACCATCAGCGGCCTCGTGCGGCCCAGGCAAGGGGAGGTCCTCTTTCAGGGAAAGCCCATCCACCGCCTCCCCGCCCACCAGATCGTGGCCCTGGGGATAGGGCACGTACCCGAGGGGCGGAGGATCTTTCCTAGGCTCACCGTGGAGGAGAACCTGGAAATCGGGGCCTTTTTGGAAAAGGACCGCAAGGTGGTCCAGGAGCGCAAGGAGCAGGTCTTCGCCCTTTTCCCTAGGCTTTACGAGCGGAGGCACCAAAAGGGGGGAACGCTCTCAGGGGGCGAGCAGCAGATGCTGGCCATTGGGCGGGCCCTGATGCAAAACCCCCGGATCCTCCTCATGGACGAGCCCTCCATGGGCCTGGCCCCGGTGCTGGTGGACTTCATCTTTGAAACCATCCAGAAGCTGAACCAAGAGGGGAAGACCATCCTCTTGGTGGAGCAAAACGCCCGGCTCGCCCTGCAGATCGCCCACCGGGGCTATGTCCTGGCCACGGGGGAGATAACCCTTTCGGGGCCCGCTAAAGCGCTTGCGGAAAACCCCGAAGTGCAAAAGGCCTACCTGGGTGAGGGCTAG
- a CDS encoding glutathione ABC transporter substrate-binding protein, whose product MRKALVVFGLIALNAWAQRLIVAQGTDPITLDAPLAQDSPSATVVTHISETLFELTPEGRIVPHLAEGYNFADGGKTLTIRLRRGIVFHDGTPFNAEAVKFNLERFVSRELASPFAFLLSELDRVEVVDPYTVRLRLKNPFAPILAHLTHSSTAIQSPTAIQRLGAQYRDNPVGTGPYRFQAWQKGQYVDLVRNENYWGEKPPIPQVRFIPVPEGTTRVALVETGQAHVAVRIPPQDIPRLQTNPAVEVVRTPSLRTIYIYFNTQRAPFNDVRVRQALNHAVNKEEILQFVLGGIGRISDAPIAPGIFGYAPVGRYEYNPQRAQELLRQAGVSTPLRITLHCPTGRYFQDIQVCEAIQGQLRRVGVEATIQTLEWGAYLQETQRPLRENRIQMAMLGWGTVTGDADYGLYPLFHSSQWAPGFNRAFYKNAEVDKLLAQARISTLPQGRQQLYREAMNRIWRDAPWLFLHSEVQVTAIRKEVQGFIVHPTERYLAYKARFR is encoded by the coding sequence ATGAGAAAGGCACTGGTGGTTTTCGGCCTAATCGCCCTCAACGCCTGGGCCCAGCGCCTCATCGTGGCCCAGGGCACCGATCCCATCACCCTAGATGCGCCCTTGGCCCAGGACTCCCCCTCGGCCACGGTGGTGACCCACATCAGCGAAACCCTCTTTGAACTCACCCCAGAGGGGCGGATCGTGCCCCACTTAGCGGAGGGTTACAACTTCGCCGACGGCGGCAAGACCCTCACCATCCGGCTTCGTCGGGGCATCGTCTTCCACGACGGCACCCCCTTCAACGCCGAAGCGGTGAAGTTCAACCTGGAGCGCTTCGTATCCCGAGAGTTGGCGAGCCCCTTTGCCTTCCTCCTTTCCGAGCTGGACCGGGTGGAGGTGGTGGACCCCTACACGGTGCGCCTCCGCCTCAAAAACCCCTTCGCCCCTATTCTCGCCCATCTCACCCATAGCTCCACCGCCATCCAAAGCCCCACGGCCATCCAACGCCTAGGGGCCCAGTACCGGGACAACCCCGTAGGCACCGGCCCCTACCGTTTCCAGGCGTGGCAAAAGGGGCAGTACGTAGACCTGGTGCGCAACGAGAACTACTGGGGGGAGAAACCCCCTATTCCCCAGGTGCGCTTTATACCAGTACCCGAAGGGACGACCCGTGTGGCCCTCGTGGAAACGGGCCAGGCCCACGTGGCGGTGCGGATTCCTCCCCAAGACATCCCGCGGCTCCAAACCAATCCCGCGGTGGAAGTGGTGCGCACGCCTAGCCTCCGCACCATCTACATCTACTTCAACACGCAGCGGGCTCCCTTTAACGATGTGCGCGTGCGCCAGGCCCTGAACCACGCGGTGAACAAGGAGGAGATCCTTCAGTTCGTCCTAGGGGGCATCGGCCGCATCTCCGACGCTCCCATCGCCCCGGGAATCTTTGGCTATGCCCCCGTGGGGCGGTACGAGTACAACCCGCAAAGGGCCCAAGAACTCTTGCGCCAGGCTGGGGTGAGCACACCCCTTAGGATCACCCTCCACTGCCCCACGGGCCGCTACTTCCAGGACATCCAGGTGTGCGAGGCCATCCAGGGCCAGCTCCGCCGGGTAGGTGTGGAGGCCACCATCCAGACCCTGGAGTGGGGTGCCTACCTCCAGGAAACCCAGCGGCCCTTACGGGAAAACCGCATCCAGATGGCCATGCTAGGCTGGGGCACGGTGACGGGGGATGCGGACTACGGCCTCTATCCCCTCTTCCACTCCAGCCAGTGGGCCCCAGGCTTTAACCGCGCCTTCTACAAGAACGCTGAGGTGGACAAGCTCCTGGCCCAGGCCCGGATCTCCACCCTGCCCCAGGGCCGGCAGCAGCTCTACCGCGAGGCCATGAACCGTATCTGGCGGGATGCGCCATGGCTCTTCCTCCACTCGGAGGTTCAGGTTACCGCCATCCGCAAGGAGGTTCAGGGCTTCATCGTCCATCCCACGGAGCGGTACCTGGCCTACAAGGCCCGGTTCCGCTAG